From the Drosophila suzukii chromosome 2 unlocalized genomic scaffold, CBGP_Dsuzu_IsoJpt1.0 scf_2c, whole genome shotgun sequence genome, one window contains:
- the LOC139354382 gene encoding uncharacterized protein: MFVRSQRNIKDWASLKSALVEEFGIKLSSAEVHRRLGKRQQHKGELLHEFLYALMEIAKPICLEKESLIEYFVEGIPDARSNKAMLYQARNLKDLKLQIDAYQKSRGSSKPVNKYGLQGSKALHDTKQDALAESVRKCVRCGDSSHMKKHCPVKEKCFKCDQPGHRAAQCKAEVQVKTERATNVVQDDKVVSQPSRAELCLMRRRMFLKLGVGVGSLMGRQRVLTGIGESQVLTFGSFVTKVVIDGIDMSVEFHVIPDDDMKFDAILGTTILISVDMMVTKYGTIFSPRVLSVQQRPMTGSYNNQAGQSTCLQLISEFESLCMISTKDSKTVSAVDLEHLSQENPQKYTSFVTQSGQYEFLFVPFGITNSPAVFTSFIMAVMRDSIKNEDAVVYMDDVIISSKSIDEGVQKLKRVLEVAQGNGLRVNWSKCQVLKRKVNFLGYVVENGTINPGNEKTQAVADFPIPRDKKGVQRFQGLTSYFRRFVEGYAVIAKPLSDMLRKEVRFEFQDQQLGAFKKLKEALISGPVLKLYNHSLDTEIHTDASKFGFGAVLLQRDPCDNLWHPVFYMSRKSKPLNEVLFKDPNKELLVVPSLMETEIIQNSHKQGHFSSKKTQDLIEKSFYIPKLKEKVARVVDSCVECILVNAKAGRQEGFLTPIDKGDKPLVTYHVDHVDPMEFTKKRYNHIFEIVDAFSKSLYLDIPFFH; this comes from the exons ATGTTTGTGCGTAGCCAGAGGAATATCAAAGACTGGGCAAGTTTGAAATCAGCTTTGGTGGAGGAGTTTGGAATCAAGTTATCCTCAGCAGAAGTTCATCGCAGGTTGGGAAAACGACAGCAGCATAAGGGTGAATTATTGCACGAGTTCCTTTATGCACTTATGGAAATTGCAAAGCCCATTTGTTTGGAGAAAGAAAGTTTGATCGAGTATTTCGTTGAAGGTATCCCAGATGCTAGATCAAATAAGGCAATGCTATACCAGGCCAGAAACCTCAAGGATCTTAAGTTACAAATCGACGCGTATCAAAAATCACGTGGATCATCCAAACCAGTTAACAAGTATGGTTTACAGGGTAGCAAGGCTTTGCACGACACAAAACAAGATGCATTAGCTGAATCAGTTAGGAAATGTGTTCGGTGCGGAGATTCGTCGCACATGAAGAAACACTGTCCCGTGAAGGAGAAATGTTTCAAATGTGATCAGCCAGGACACCGAGCAGCACAGTGTAAAGCAGAAGTGCAGGTCAAAACAGAAAGAGCAACCAATGTCGTCCAGGACGATAAAGTCGTTTCACAACCATCGC GTGCTGAATTGTGCTTGATGCGTAGGCGTATGTTCTTAAAGCTAGGCGTTGGAGTAGGCAGTCTGATGGGTCGTCAGAGAGTTTTGACAGGTATCGGAGAAAGTCAAGTGCTAACATTCGGAAGCTTCGTTACAAAGGTCGTTATCGATGGAATCGACATGTCGGTCGAGTTTCATGTCATACCAGATGACGATATGAAGTTTGACGCAATCTTAGGCACAACAATCTTAATCAGCGTTGACATGATGGTAACCAAGTATGGCACTATCTTTTCCCCAAGAGTTCTAAGTGTTCAGCAAAGACCAATGACAGGATCATACAATAACCAGGCAGGGCAAAGTACTTGTCTGCAGCTAATTAGCGAATTCGAAAGTCTGTGCATGATCAGCACGAAAGACTCTAAGACAGTTTCGGCAGTAGATTTGGAGCATTTGAGTCAGGAA AATCCCCAAAAGTATACATCGTTCGTAACTCAGAGTGGTCAGTATGAGTTCCTGTTTGTACCCTTCGGTATAACAAACTCTCCAGCAGTGTTTACCAGTTTTATCATGGCAGTTATGCGTGATTCAATTAAGAACGAGGACGCGGTTGTATACATGGACGATGTGATCATTTCGAGCAAGAGTATCGATGAGGGCGTGCAGAAGTTGAAGCGAGTTTTGGAAGTGGCACAAGGAAATGGCTTGCGAGTAAATTGGAGTAAATGTCAGGTGTTGAAGCGCAAAGTTAACTTCTTAGGCTATGTCGTTGAAAACGGTACCATCAATCCAGGTAATGAGAAAACTCAAGCAGTTGCTGATTTTCCAATTCCGCGCGACAAGAAAGGAGTCCAAAGATTCCAAGGTTTGACGTCGTATTTCCGTAGGTTTGTGGAAGGATACGCCGTAATTGCCAAACCGTTGTCCGACATGTTGCGCAAGGAGGTGAGGTTCGAGTTTCAAGACCAGCAATTAGGAGCATTTAAAAAGCTAAAAGAAGCGTTGATCAGTGGACCAGTTCTGAAGCTCTATAATCATTCGCTTGACACAGAAATTCATACCGATGCatccaagttcggatttggagCCGTTTTGCTTCAACGAGATCCCTGTGATAACTTGTGGCATCCAGTTTTCTACATGAGCCGTAAATCCAAGCCAT TGAACGAAGTTCTGTTCAAGGATCCTAACAAAGAGTTGCTAGTAGTTCCATCACTCATGGAAACCGAAATCATCCAGAACAGTCACAAGCAAGGACACTTCTCATCCAAGAAAACTCAGGATTTGATTGAGAAGTCGTTCTACATTCCGAAGCTAAAAGAAAAAGTAGCGCGAGTGGTCGATAGCTGCGTAGAGTGCATCCTTGTGAATGCGAAGGCTGGTAGGCAAGAAGGGTTTCTTACACCGATAGACAAAGGAGACAAGCCGCTCGTCACATACCATGTAGATCATGTTGATCCGATGGAGTTCACCAAAAAACGATATAATCACATTTTCGAGATTGTAGATGCCTTTTCCAA